Proteins found in one Arachis stenosperma cultivar V10309 chromosome 8, arast.V10309.gnm1.PFL2, whole genome shotgun sequence genomic segment:
- the LOC130946483 gene encoding ethylene-insensitive protein 2.2-like, with protein MEAGRLNANQQHGFLHRSLPAVIPVLLISIGYVDPGKWVATVEGGARFGFDLMAFMLIFNLAAIFCQYISARIGIVTGRDLAQICSDEYDTGTCMLLGVQAELSVIILDLNMILGMAQGLNLIFGWDLFTCVFLAATSAVFHLLLAVLLDIEKAKILGQYVAGFVLVFVVLGLLINRPENPLSVNGIQIKLSGESAFVLMSLLGATLVPHNFYLHSSIVQWHQGPTNISKDALCHNHFWAILCVFSCLYLVNNALMSTSANEFHAMGHVLLTFQDALSPMEQVLRSPVALSVLFLILFLSNQMTALNWGFGGEVVVQSFLKLDIPGWLHYATIRVIAVLPALYCVWSSGAEGLYQLLIFTQVLVALQLPSSVIPLFRVATSRSIMGLHKMSQFEELLALIIFIGMLGLNIVFVVEMMFGGSDWVGDLRWNAGSGMSLSYLFILTIAFASLSLMVWLAATPLKSASVQLDAQAWNLDMPEAVPNPLVVGEESNVAETRYHGDAGARLREPTPAPARTLDYTDVPVHSTLPETVLEPDLHVTAVKESQSITSFPSSPKALTKELAYKSESEAVSMVTDDTSVFRMEDTETIKIESNAPVEEVGEDSTAERDDDDDGDSWENEESSKVVSASPLSTTSDGPPSFRSFSGKSEEGGNSIGSLSKLAGLGRAARRQLAAILDEFWGQLYDFHGQATTEARAKKLDVLIAMGSDSRLTGSMQKIDSFGKEYPDYLASVGGSGSNSVLNSSPYDTSDQRRMQSSLEFFNAKEYGIQRSSSMHANPIQLVDAYVQNSGRNLLESGERRYSSVRNLPSSGDTGERRYSSVRNLPSSESWDYQPATIHGYQTPSYLNRVDKGRNLDNLNGPMELSQLKAASIANTNYRDSVAYALAKKLHSNGLGVGQPPGFHHVAASRNSQLQSERICYDYSSSGPAVNMAGSGNAKKYHSLPDISGYAIPHRAGYASNKNAPWDGSVGYGSSASRTSYEPSLYSNSESRAGAPLAFDELSPSKVYREVLSSQLSSGFDTASLWSRQPFEQFGVADKIHNDGMEGVGSRPNNIPQESTAFVDIERKLLQSFRLCIVKLLKLEGSDWLFSQNDGVDEDLIDRVAAREKFVYEIETREMNPGNHVGEAHKFSSDRKSASLMKNNEANSSTLLVSSVPNCGEGCIWRSELIISFGVWCIHRILNFSLMESRPELWGKYTYVLNRLQGIVDPAFSKPRSPLVPCFCLQVPASHQQKSSPPLSNGMMLPPTSKPGRGKCTTASTLLDLIKDVEMAISSRKGRTGTAAGDVAFPKGKENLASVLKRYKRRLSNKAVLTHEGTGLRKMPTSAPYNNL; from the exons ATGGAAGCAGGGAGATTGAATGCTAACCAGCAGCATGGCTTCCTTCATCGGTCGCTTCCTGCTGTTATACCTGTGCTTTTGATTTCAATAGGATATGTTGACCCTGGAAAGTGGGTGGCAACTGTTGAAGGTGGTGCACGTTTTGGGTTTGATCTGATGGCTTTTATGCTAATTTTCAATCTTGCTGCTATCTTCTGTCAGTATATATCTGCAAGGATTGGTATAGTCACTGGAAGAGATCTTGCTCAG ATTTGCAGCGACGAGTATGATACAGGGACATGCATGCTTCTTGGGGTTCAAGCAGAGCTTTCAGTGATTATACTAGACCTTAACATG ATCTTGGGAATGGCACAAGGATTAAATCTTATTTTTGGGTGGGATTTGTTTACTTGTGTTTTTCTTGCTGCCACCAGCGCTGTGTTTCATCTACTTCTTGCTGTCCTCCTT GACATTGAGAAGGCCAAGATCCTAGGCCAATATGTAGCAGGCTTTGTCTTAGTTTTTGTTGTACTTGGATTACTTATCAACCGACCAGAAAATCCATTATCTGTGAATGGAATACAAATAAAGCTGAGCGGGGAGAGCGCCTTTGTGCTAATGAGTCTTCTGGGAGCAACTCTTGTGCCTCACAACTTTTACCTTCATTCCTCAATTGTACAG TGGCATCAGGGACCAACAAACATTTCTAAGGATGCCTTATGTCATAACCATTTTTGGGCTATCTTATGTGTCTTCAGTTGTCTTTATTTGGTAAATAATGCTTTGATGAGCACCTCAGCAAATGAGTTCCACGCTATGGGCCATGTTTTGCTTACTTTTCAGGATGCATTATCACCAATGGAACAG GTGTTGCGTAGCCCAGTAGCTCTGTCTgttctttttctcattttgttTCTTTCCAATCAAATGACAGCattaaattggggttttggtgGAGAAGTAGTTGTGCAGAGTTTCCTAAAATTGGATATTCCAGGTTGGCTTCATTATGCTACAATTAGAGTGATTGCTGTTCTGCCTGCACTTTATTGTGTTTGGAGTTCAGGAGCTGAAGGATTGTACCAGCTACTTATATTCACTCAGGTTTTGGTCGCTCTGCAACTTCCATCTTCTGTGATCCCCCTTTTCCGAGTTGCTACGTCTAGATCAATAATGGGTTTACACAAGATGTCTCAGTTTGAGGAACTTTTGGCACTGATCATATTTATTGGTATGCTTGGCTTGAATATTGTCTTTGTTGTTGAAATGATGTTTGGCGGTAGTGATTGGGTGGGTGATTTGAGATGGAATGCAGGGAGTGGTATGTCTCTTTcgtatttatttattcttacCATTGCTTTTGCATCATTAAGTTTGATGGTATGGTTGGCTGCCACTCCGTTAAAATCTGCCAGTGTCCAATTAGATGCTCAGGCATGGAACTTGGATATGCCAGAGGCTGTGCCAAATCCATTAGTCGTTGGTGAGGAATCAAATGTTGCTGAAACAAGGTATCATGGAGATGCAGGTGCTCGGCTGAGGGAGCCAACCCCAGCTCCAGCAAGGACCTTGGACTACACAGATGTACCGGTTCATTCTACTTTACCTGAAACTGTACTGGAGCCTGATCTCCATGTGACTGCTGTAAAGGAGAGTCAATCTATTACTTCATTTCCCAGTTCTCCTAAAGCTCTTACTAAGGAGTTGGCTTACAAATCAGAGTCAGAAGCAGTATCAATGGTAACTGATGACACTTCTGTTTTTAGAATGGAAGATACTGAAACTATAAAAATAGAAAGTAATGCCCCAGTTGAGGAGGTTGGGGAAGATTCGACTGCTGAAagggatgatgatgatgatggagaCTCATGGGAAAATGAAGAATCATCCAAAGTGGTCTCTGCAAGTCCGTTATCTACAACATCAGATGGCCCTCCGTCATTCAGGAGTTTTAGTGGGAAGAGTGAAGAAGGTGGGAATAGCATTGGAAGTCTCTCAAAATTAGCAGGCTTAGGGCGTGCAGCAAGACGTCAGCTAGCTGCTATTCTTGATGAATTTTGGGGGCAACTTTATGATTTCCATGGGCAAGCAACCACAGAAGCAAGGGCAAAGAAGCTGGATGTTTTGATAGCAATGGGATCAGATTCAAGGCTCACTGGCTCCATGCAGAAAATAGATTCCTTTGGAAAGGAATATCCTGATTATTTAGCATCTGTTGGAGGTAGCGGTTCCAATAGTGTACTCAACTCCAGTCCATATGACACCTCCGATCAGCGTAGGATGCAAAGTAGCTTGGAGTTCTTCAATGCAAAGGAATATGGTATTCAAAGGAGTTCTTCAATGCATGCGAATCCCATTCAATTAGTAGATGCGTATGTACAGAACTCTGGCCGCAATCTCCTCGAGTCTGGCGAGAGACGCTATTCGAGTGTGCGTAATTTGCCTTCATCTGGTGATACTGGCGAGAGACGCTATTCCAGTGTGCGTAATTTGCCGTCATCCGAGTCTTGGGATTATCAGCCAGCAACAATACATGGCTATCAAACTCCATCCTATCTTAACCGGGTTGATAAAGGGAGAAATTTGGATAACTTAAATGGTCCAATGGAGTTGTCACAATTGAAAGCCGCTTCCATAGCTAATACAAACTACAGGGATTCAGTTGCATATGCTTTGGCGAAGAAGTTGCACAGTAACGGTTTAGGTGTGGGCCAACCGCCAGGGTTCCATCATGTAGCTGCCTCTAGAAATAGCCAGTTACAATCTGAGAGGATCTGTTATGATTATTCGTCTTCTGGACCTGCAGTCAACATGGCCGGTTCAGGTAATGCTAAGAAATACCACAGCTTGCCGGACATTTCTGGATATGCCATCCCTCACAGGGCTGGTTATGCATCCAATAAGAATGCTCCATGGGATGGTTCCGTTGGCTATGGATCTTCTGCGAGTAGGACATCTTATGAACCGTCATTATACTCAAACTCTGAATCAAGAGCTGGTGCTCCTTTGGCTTTTGATGAACTGTCCCCGTCAAAAGTCTATAGAGAGGTACTCTCTTCACAGCTGAGTTCTGGTTTTGATACTGCATCCCTCTGGTCTAGGCAGCCTTTTGAGCAATTTGGGGTAGCTGACAAAATTCATAATGATGGAATGGAAGGTGTCGGAAGTAGGCCTAATAATATTCCCCAAGAAAGTACTGCATTTGTGGATATTGAGAGAAAACTTCTTCAGTCTTTTAGACTATGCATTGTGAAGCTCTTAAAATTGGAGGGGTCAGATTGGCTGTTTAGCCAGAACGATGGAGTTGATGAGGATCTGATTGATCGTGTAGCTGCAAGGGAGAAATTTGTTTATGAAATTGAGACTAGGGAAATGAATCCGGGCAACCATGTGGGTGAAGCTCATAAATTTTCTTCTGATAGGAAATCTGCTTCTTTGATGAAGAATAATGAGGCGAATTCCTCTACTTTGTTGGTGTCCTCGGTTCCTAACTGTGGGGAGGGATGTATATGGAGATCAGAATTAATAATAAGCTTTGGGGTGTGGTGTATCCATCGAATTCTAAATTTCTCTCTTATGGAGAGCCGGCCAGAGCTTTGGGGAAAATACACCTATGTTCTCAATCGCCTCCAG GGCATTGTTGATCCTGCATTTTCGAAGCCTCGCAGTCCTTTGGTCCCATGCTTTTGCCTTCAAGTTCCAGCATCACATCAACAGAAGTCCAGCCCTCCACTTTCTAATGGGATGATGCTGCCCCCTACTTCGAAACCAGGCCGTGGAAAATGCACAACAGCATCGACGCTTCTTGACCTGATCAAGGATGTGGAGATGGCGATCTCTTCGCGGAAAGGACGTACAGGAACTGCAGCCGGGGATGTGGCTTTCCCAAAAGGGAAGGAAAACCTGGCATCTGTTCTCAAACGGTACAAGCGAAGGCTATCCAACAAAGCCGTTCTGACTCACGAAGGAACCGGTTTGCGGAAGATGCCCACTTCGGCACCATACAACAACTTGTAG
- the LOC130943565 gene encoding uncharacterized protein LOC130943565: MAAIISRRLRLASTILRPSFSSSSSTKPLFNNPKPLFLEPFSQSINPFLTNSSLTKPRLFSTNDSEKPESPYPSQNPNFKHQEIEGPTVERDVSPLANETREVLESIMKNVYKLSKVVAVLGLVQLGLGSWIAYKTGSSPFSEVSVQSTLAFAFPFSLAFVLRQSLKPMYFFKKMEEQGRLQILTLTMQVAKQMNLLFVRVRGVSMACVLGISIGFLFAVLSR, translated from the coding sequence ATGGCTGCCATCATTTCCCGAAGGTTAAGATTAGCCTCTACAATCCTAAGACCctctttttcttcatcttcttcaaccAAGCCGTTATTCAATAACCCTAAGCCCTTATTCTTAGAACCCTTTTCCCAATCAATAAACCCTTTTCTCACCAATTCATCACTAACAAAACCAAGATTATTCTCCACCAATGATTCCGAGAAACCTGAAAGTCCATACCCAAGCCAAAATCCTAATTTCAAGCACCAAGAAATCGAAGGACCCACAGTTGAGCGTGACGTCTCACCTCTGGCGAATGAAACACGAGAGGTTTTGGAATCGATCATGAAGAACGTCTACAAGCTGAGCAAGGTGGTTGCAGTTCTAGGTCTGGTTCAACTTGGTCTTGGATCTTGGATCGCTTACAAAACGGGTTCTTCACCATTTTCGGAGGTTTCTGTTCAGAGCACGCTGGCTTTTGCGTTTCCATTTTCATTGGCGTTCGTTCTGAGACAGTCACTGAAGCCAATGTACTTCTTCAAGAAGATGGAGGAGCAAGGTAGGTTGCAGATTCTGACGCTTACCATGCAGGTTGCGAAGCAGATGAATCTGTTGTTTGTTAGGGTTCGTGGGGTTTCCATGGCTTGTGTTCTTGGGATCTCCATTGGCTTCTTGTTTGCTGTGCTCTCAAGATGA
- the LOC130944559 gene encoding zinc finger A20 and AN1 domain-containing stress-associated protein 5 codes for MAQKTEKEETEFKVPETITPCVNNCGLTGNPATNNMCQNCFNATTTAAAATTTTTTTTPISQQPSRFSDEKATATARSATSTRSPKRSHPSNDEENPREANSGTDRGETTSSEAKRVVNRCSGCRRRVGLTGFRCRCGELFCAEHRYSDRHDCTYDYKAAGREAIARENPVVKAAKIVKV; via the coding sequence atggctcagaaaacagagaaagaagaaaCGGAGTTCAAGGTTCCAGAAACCATTACCCCTTGCGTCAATAATTGTGGCTTAACAGGTAACCCAGCCACGAACAACATGTGCCAGAACTGCTTCAACGCCACCACCACCGCCGCCGCCGCTACCACAACTACTACAACAACAACGCCGATCTCGCAGCAGCCTTCTAGATTCTCCGATGAGAAAGCCACCGCAACAGCCAGATCTGCCACGTCAACGCGTTCGCCGAAGAGATCTCACCCGTCGAACGACGAGGAGAATCCGCGAGAGGCTAATTCGGGAACGGATCGGGGTGAAACAACGTCGTCCGAGGCGAAGCGTGTCGTGAATCGGTGCTCCGGTTGCCGTAGGAGAGTTGGTCTCACCGGATTCCGGTGCCGGTGCGGCGAGCTTTTCTGCGCAGAGCACCGGTACTCAGATCGCCATGACTGCACCTACGATTACAAAGCCGCGGGAAGGGAAGCCATCGCTAGAGAGAATCCGGTGGTTAAAGCCGCGAAGATCGTTAAGGTCTGA